Genomic window (Lynx canadensis isolate LIC74 chromosome D3, mLynCan4.pri.v2, whole genome shotgun sequence):
GAAACCGCCTGAAACGTGTGAACCGGGGCCTGTAACCAACTGTGTGATCTGTGGCTTCTGTGCACTTCTGTGTTTGCTCCTCAGACTTTGCTTTTGTCAACGCCAGACAGAATTCTTGAGAGATTCCTTACGAATTAACACTCTATAGGCTAAAATTCACGAGGGTGGCCTGTGACCTTCCCTCTGTGATTCCAGCAAGTGGTGGTGGTTCTGCAAAGTGTTGGCAACCAGTTCTGCTTCTCTGCTGCCCTTCTGAGTACCCATTTGGGGAGCAGCCCCCAACCACTGCTCTCTTAAAGTGCAGAGTGACCCAAATCTCTGTCCTTGACATCACAGGGAACGGAGGGAAAGCCAGAACTCTGTCTTGGGCCTCTCGCGTTACTAAGTGCTTGCCCTGCCATTGCTGCTTCCACAGTGGGCTGGCTGCATGTTCCTGGCTGGTGCACGGGGGTCAGGGGCCAGGCTTCCCCCTAGGGCCCTGGGGGCTCACTCAGCCCCTGTGCATGTGGCTTTTGCAGAGGCCGGGGCTGCTTTGCTGCATTGCCTTCCCATCTGCTCGTTCTGTCTTCTGAGCCAGGGGGAGCACATTCACTGTCATTTTTAGCAGATCTGCCAGTCACAGAGGTCCTCTAGGTTGTCTCCTGTGAGGATCCCGAGCCCTATAcgagggaggagggtgggccgTCCCTGCCGGAGCAGGGGagccttccccttcttcctcacgTTTGCTTCCTCTTGGCCAGACCGCAGGGCGGGGGAGAGCTGCTCAGAATGACTGGTAGTCAGGGGGCGACTGGGAAGCCCCCACCAGGTACCCATTGAGGTGtttagttgtgttttgttttgtgttgttttgttttgtttcctatttgtcTTTGCCTCCTATTGAGGCTGAAAGCAAAACCTAAGAAAACCTGGTgtgtgggaaggggagaaggacagCCATGGAGGTCTGCTTCACCTGAGGCTCCTTACCATTTACCCAGGCCTGTGCTGTGCCGTTTGGAAATCCTAGCCTTGGGGTCAGTTTTCCTGATGTGAAAGATGCAGGAAACGCAGCTCTGAGAGGTCCCATGGTGCGTCCATGCGTAGCCTGGGTCCGGAGCGTATGCTCGCTCCTTACAGCCCGGGCCTCTGCTCTGCCTCAGCTTACTGGGCAGGGAGGGCTTCAGGAGAGTCAGATGGTCGGTAAAGACCGCATATTCCTGCAGGACACTGTGGGGCCTGCACTGTGTTCCTGCAGGCTGGGCAGACCCCCAACAGGGGAACCATGTGCTCCCTGATTCCTCGCTGAGAGCTGTCGCTGAGCCCGGGTCTGGCCCCGAGGAAGGCCATGAAGGGCAGACACCTCCTTGCTGTGCTGcttcctgcccctgctctgcGCGTCTGTGGCTGTGCCTGTCTCCTCGAGGTCTGGCACATGCATTCTGACCTCTCCCGTGTGAAGCATGGTACGCGGTGGGAGGCATGGCCCTCCCAGGGCAGGATGTGTGCCAGGGCCGGCTCTGGGTTGTGCTTGGCTAAAGGGGACTGCTTTAGCAGGCCTTGTCGCTGCAGCggggcagggcagaggtggggtaggggtggaCAGCTTAAGCCAGCTCTGCTGTCATCCCCCATGGCCCAGGCTGTCCCAGCCTCAGGGTTCCAGCTGCCTCTGGGTGTGTGTGGCCATGACCAGATTCTGGGGGCCCGTCGGGACTGATGGAGGGCTCTGTGTGTCTGGAGTTGGGGAGTCCTGGTGAGGTACGAGAGGTGGGTCTCCCAGGATTCGAACCCATGAGTGTTCACGTTACCTTTAACGATTTCGGGAATGTGGGGTGTGGAAGGTGTCAGGCCTGGTGAGCTAAACCTTGCTTGCCTCTGTGCCACCCTGGGAATCAGCCCCATTCAGGAGGGGTCGCTGATTGGATCTTTGACACCTAGGAACTGATCTCATCATATATCAGTTTGGTAAATTTCTTCTTGGGACAACACAGGGAAGTCCAATAAGttacaaatttttctttcttgagcaAAGAGGTCTCCATCTGGAACTAGCTCCTCAAAAATTTCTCTTCTGAGCCTCGGGGCCTTCAGGGCCTTGGTGGCCATCAGTGTGTCCCAGCAAGACTCCTGGGATCCTGGTGGGCTCCAGTGTGCACACGCTGCACACAGAGCAttcagggttgggggagggcaggacCCTCTGGAAGGAAAGTGAGTCAGGCTGACCTCAGGGAGCTGGAGAGAACTTCAGGCCCCAGAGACATGAAGGAGGCTGCCCAAGTGACCTTGAgggtctgtctgtccctctgcctggcagGTGGAAGAGCACCCCTTGGGCCTGGCTCTAGTCTGCCCACCAGGAAGGGCTCCGTCTGGGCGGCTGAGAGGGTGGTGTCCCATTGGTCTGAGGCTGCTGGGCTGTGATTGTTTGGATTGTCACTGacgtgcttttgtttttgtttttgtttttgttttttgttttctctccttactTCTGGGCtcacttttgtctttctctccctgctgtcccctccccggtctctcccctcctgtcccctgccctgtcctctgccctccctgcctgtTCTTGGCTTCTCTGTTTTGTTGTCTCTCAGCTGGAGGTTCTGCACTACCGACTCAGTGTCTCCAGCGCCCTCCACAGCCCTGCCCAACCCAGCCTCCAGGCCCTCCACGCCTACCAAGTACTGGCCGCTctcatattgttttgtttcaccCCTGCCCTGTGGTGTGAGCCATGGAGCGCATGGCAGTGCAGTGGTAAAGCGAGGGTCCGGCCGGGGGCCAACTGGGGTGATTCAGGCCAATTCCAAGCAGAGTGAGGCCAGTGTGTGTTGGCGATGGTGGCAGGCATCCGTCTTTAGCCTGGCTCAGCCCTCAGCTTGGTAGACTAGCCCGGGTTTGGGGTGTGGGGCCACCAGATCTGCCTGGCCAAGCCCCAAGCCAGTTGGAATGTGGTAGGCTCTTGGGAGTTGGTGACTTCTGTGCTTGGCCCTGGGTTGAGGGAGCGGAAACAGTGTGGCCTTCGCAGTGGCCTGACTCACCTGGCTTTGCGGGCCTGGTACCTAggaactgactgagcccagggAAGCCCCAAGGCTCATGGTGGCATGGTCTGTCAATCCCAAGCCTGTGTGAGGCCAAGGGGCAGGGAGGACAAGGGCTTCGTCCCCTAGCCTGGAGAGGCTGTTGGTCCTTGAGCATGCTGGGGCCTGGCCTCTTGTGGACTTTTGTGCTCCCACAGAGGTAGGCGAGAGCAAGAGAGGGCCTCACGGAGACTGGTCTGCTTTAGGCAGAGATGACCAGTGCGGACGGATTTGAAGTCTTGAGGTCGGTAGATGGAGTGCAGGACTACAGGCTGTTTCAGGGCAGATGGAGTCTGGTAGTTCATGGATTCACGAGATGAATGTCAGGAAGTTTGGGCAGAAAGCATGCATCTAGATCCCATGCTCGAGGCCAGGGGTCTGTCCAGTTCCCCCTCAGTGGGAGCACACCACGTTTAACCTGATATTTGAGCACAAGATAAGAAATCACGTTTGCTGGGATGGGGTGGTGAGTGCGCACAGGGTTCCCACTCAGAAGCAGCAGccacagggaagagggaagagaatgatCCAGAAGGGCCAGCAGGGGCGGGTTTAGCACAGAAGTGGTACCACTCCAGCATGTGTTGGGGAAGGGCTCACTTGGCCGAGAGCAGCATCCCTGGAGAAAAGTGCACAGCAGGAGGGGTgagagccctccccccacccaccatggGAAGGGTTGCTGAGCTGAGAAGGGCTGGGCCCAGTGAGAAATGCCACTGGCTTTGGGAAAGTGTCCCTAACGGCCATGCGGGTGGAGGAGGCCCACTTACAGCAGCGGTGGCTGGATTCCTGTGGGGATTTGGCTCtcgaaggggggggggggggggggggggggggggggagaaaggttTGGCTTCTGTCCAGAGGGAAGATAGATAGCCCCAGGAGCTTCCCGGTTCAGTGCAAATGCTCTGTCCTCCGCTAGGGAGATGGTGGGTGGGTCGGCGAGGGGCCAGGAATGAGAAAGGGGGAGGCTCCTGGGGGGAGTCACAGCCTGGCAACAGTGCCCTCTGATCCTCCGTTACTGTGAAAATATCTTacgttttttttgttgttcaaatgATGCAAGTTCATCGCTTAAGCTTACAGATAAGCAGAAGAAAATCTCCTCCTGAAGCCCCGTAGCTTCCCCCGCAGTCATATCGAGTCGTGTGGTGTGTTGCCTAGGCCTGTGGAGACAGATCCATGGCAAGGAGAGCGGAGAAGGCAGTGCCGCGGGCAGTGGTGGGGCTGTGACTGGGTGCCCGGGCTGTGCCAGGAGGCACGGCTTGTGCCAGCCTCAACGTTGCTCAGGATTTGGACTAGGCTGCCAAAAGCTGTCTCGAGGTTGTGGGGGTCCCAGAGGCCTGGGGGGTGAGTGTGGGGAGAGGAGCGCGTCCGGGCACCCCAGAGCTGGGAGCCGGAGGCAGCGTATCCTGCCGGTGCCGTCCTCTGCCACTCTGGAGACTCCATCCTGTATTCCGTCACAGAAGAGCCAGCGGACAGGCTTTCCTCTCGGGGCTGGGTCTTAAAGATCCGACCTGAACCTTGTGAATGAGAATTTCACCTGAGAAGATAGAAAGCACTCTTGTCTTGTGCTGACGGCAGGGCTGTTAGCAGTAGAGGAAGGGCCACCCTGCGCCAAGCCCCAGCTGGCTGTGTCCAGGACAGGAAGTGGATGGAAGGGTGAGGGTTACAGCAGGAGAAGGAATTTGGGAGTGTTTGTCCCTGAAAAAGGAAGCCATGGGCCCCAGCGAGCTGTCTTCATATacctgggaggcaggcaggagaccCTGAGTCCGGATCCAGGGTGGGATACTGGCCTGCCTtgccccctgctcctcctctggctggccaggagttggggggggggaccccTGAAGACTTGGCCGGGCAGCAATGACCCGAGTCAACCGCAGAGGGTGCAAGAAGCGGTTGGAAGCACACAGGGAAGCATTCAGGTCTGCTTTAGCAAAGCCGTCCCGCCCTGCCTTGCGTGCTCTTAGCGGGTCTCAGAGCTGGCATGCGAGGTCTGTCTGCTGCGTGCCAGGCCCAGGGAGGGCCCTGTGGGTGGCCCACACATCCTGTCGGGGAGAAGCGGTCCTGGGCGGGACGTACATGGCCAGGCCTGGGGGCCCCACCCTGGGACCAGTCTGGGTCCTGACACAGCTCCCCCTCAACCTCAGGAGTCGTTCACACCCACGGAGGAGCACGTGTTGGTGGTGCGCCTGCTGCTAAAGCATCTGCACGCCTTTTCCAACAGCCTGAAGCCTGAGCAGGtctctccctccacccactcTCACGCCACCAGTCCCCTGGAGGAGTTCAAACGGTGGGTACAGGGCATGCACAGGCCTCCCGTGTCCCTGGCTGCCACTGCCTCCTACTGCACATACTTGTTGCCCACAGTAACCTATCCTTAGGGCATGGGGTCGGCCTGTGAGGCGTCTgcagggtggggcaggtgggAAATCACCTTGACCCCTCCTGGGTCTGTTTCCCGACGCCTCCTCTGGCTCCACAGGCGGGTGGGGGCTGCCTGGCTGCCACGGCCTTTCCTTCCAGGCCTGCCGTCTTCAGTAGAAAGAGCCAGGCTGGCCAGAAAGAGGCCCCATCTTGTTGCCCTGTcttgtcccctcctccccagtgtgGGCAGAGTGGAAGATCTACATTGACCGCACTCAGAATGCCCAGGAAAGCCGATGGGCTGGGAGTGCCTTCACTGCAAAGTGGCTCGTTTGTCATGGgagactgagctctgtgctgcaccctccccctcctcttcccctctgctcccccagtCCTTCTGTCAAAAGGGCCAGGACGGTGGCCTGACTCCTAGGCCAACTGGGGCCAGCAGAGCAGGTGACTTGTGTGTGGTGACCCAAGCAGAGGTGGTCACAGGAGCCATACTAGGTCAACCGCTTGtgtgctgtgtgtccttgggacATTCCCTAATCTCTCTGAACTTTGGTTTCTTTGTGAAAAATGGGGCCCAAAATAGGAGGCCTTGCCTTCAGGGGTGCCCAGTGTTCACCCCGGCAGAGCTGGCCCTTGGAACCGGGAGCCACTTGGCTCACCTATGAGGGGACCCtctcctcgcctcccctcccctgcagggccGCCGTCCCGAGGTTTGTCCAGCAGAAACTCTACCTTTTCCTGCAGCACTGCTTTGGCCACTGGCCCCTGGATGCGTCCTTCAGAGCCGTGAGTGTCAGCCCCATcttgctttctttgtctttgccCTCTGTGCCTGATGAGGGAGGTCCCGTGGGGCGGATGCAGGAAGGAATCAGCTATTGCCGCAGAGGGTCACATTGGTGGGTCACATTGTTCTGCTCATTTGAGTTTTCAGAGCCAACCCCCAGGTACAGAAAAGCTGTCTGCCCTGACCTGGAACCCAGTGGGTCCACGCTGGGTGGGTTCCCAGCCCCACTGAGCCTCACAGGCTCCGCTCCCTCAGCTGGGGAAAGCACTCCTGTGTTCCACACGTTCCACGCTCGCTTCCGAAGGGCTGGCACGAGGGTTACATATCCTAAGGGttaaaactaatgtaacgttgtgtgtcagctatctgcagattaaaaaaatcattttaattaaagatgagaaaagaaacatcATAGGGGATGCGGAGttccctcctgctccctctcgGAGTGGCGGGTGGGAAGAGAACGTGGTAACACCTCCAGGAGAAACGAAGCCCCACGGTTAGGATCACCCCCTCCTCACCTGAGCTGCCTGCCGGGAGCCGAGCTCCAGGCCACCCAAGGATCTGGACCAAagccccagccccacagcccaGCAGAATGCCAGCCTCCAGGCCCTCAGGGCACACGTGTCCCACCAGGTCCTGGAGATGTGGCTGAGCTACCTACAGCCCTGGAGGTATGCACCTgagaagcaggctcagagcagCGACTGCCTGGCCCGGTGTGTGTCGGAGAGATGGTGAGCCCCGGCCCGTTGTCCTCCCTAGGGGGACCTGCTTCCAGGTGGGGCACAGGCCCCTCCCTCCTTGACTGTGCTTTGTTGTCTGGGCCCTGGGCTTGATCTCCCACAGAAACAGCTGGTGACTCCTCTGTGCTGTCCCCTTGCCGTTGACTGTCTCCCCTCAGATGTATGTTTGCACTCGCCCCCAAGCACCCCTCGACCCGTCTTCACTAGCGTTCTGCATAGCAGCCACCACCGCCTCCCCTCCCGCCCTCACGGCCAACCCCCCAGCCTCCGCCAGCGCCTCCTCTCCACGACTGCCTTCCTTGTGCTCCTTCTGGTGCCCGGGCCAGCCTCTGCTGCGGAGGCTTTGGCCCTCTCGGGAAGGGCCGCATCCTACAGAGGATTGCGCCGTCTATAGGAGGCCTAggtcttccctgcctcccttgtgcctcctcccttgcccccacccctggTCCCTCAGCCACGATGAGGTCGTGGCAGGGGAGAACCTGGAACCCAAGGAAGAGAGCGCTAGTGAAGCGGGGGCATAGACTGGTGTAGTCCTGCCTCCAGTGGGAGTTCTGGGCCCTGATGCACTGCCTGGTCCCCAGGGCACCCTTTGTGCAGGAGAATCTGCTGATGTACACCAAGCTTTTTGTGGGCTTCCTGAGCCGCGCGCTCCGCACCGACCTGGTCAGCCCCAAGAACGCGCTCATGGTATTCCGAGTGGCCAAAGTCTTTGCCCAGCCCAACCTGGCTGAAATGATCCAGAAAGGTAAGCCCTCAGCCAGAGGGAAGCAGCACTTAGAGGGGGCCCCACGGACCCTGCATGTGCCTCACGGGCTCGCGGTGGGCTGGCAGAGGTGCCACGGGGACTCCTGGTGCACGGTGGCGGGGTGGACGTCGGAGCCTAGCGGCATCCTGCCTTCCCTGTGGCACGCGTGCCGGGCGGGAGCTGCGGGGGTGCTGGGCGGGGGAAGCAGAGCTCAGAGCTGTGTCTCCCTGGTGACTCTTGGTGGCATCAGAAAGCAGTCTTGGCCCGTGTCGTGTCTTAGATGGCTTTATCGGGTGTTggcttctctggttttcttttgtgcATGTCGGCCTTCCTGTTGAGACTGGTGGGGGCTCAGGAACATTAGGAGTCGGGCCCCTGTGCCACTCGGTCCCTATCCCTCGGAAGCCTCAGCGGCACCCAGGAAGCCAGCCAGCGGCTACTGGCTGTTTGGTGCCATGGAAGCTGAAGCCAGAGTCGGGTTCTGCTTTCCAGGGGAACAGCTGTTCCTGGAGCCAGAACTCGTCATCCCACACCGCCAGCACCGACTCTTCACAGCTCCCACTTTCACCGGCAGCTTCCTGTCCTCGTGGCCCCCAGCCGTCACAGACGCCTCCTTCAAGGTGAAGAGCCACGTTTACAGCCTGGAGGGCCAGGACTGCAAGTACACGCCAATGTTTGGGCCCGAGGTGCGGACGCTGGTGAGTTGGGGCTCCCCCAGGCCACACGGCCGTCCCGAAGCCGTGGCAACAGCAGGGCCAGGGAGAGCACACGTGTTGTACGGAAGGAGGAAGGTTGGGTGTTGGTGGACGCTGCTGTaccttggctttttttcttttttcagtgcgGTCTACGTTTTTTCTGATGATAAAGGCAGCACTTGCTAGAAAGTTTTCACATTTAGAATATGGGcgtcttgggggcgcctggtggctcagtgagttaagtgtctgactttggttcaggtcatgatctcagggctcctgagtttgagccccacgtcgggctctgtgctgacaactggagcctggagcctgctttggattctgtgtctccctctctctctgcccctcccctgctcacagtctgccTCCGTGTCTCTCCaaaggaaatacacacacacacacacacacacacacacacacacacacacgtagaatATGCACGTCTTAGTCTTGAAAGAccctggcctcctcctggcctgCTGGGGGCCCCCAGGTCCGCCTGCCAGCCTGTTTGGTGGCTGGGTGGCGTGCGGTGGCACCACCCGAGCTGGCTGACCTGCCCCCATGCCCCGCAGGTCTTGCGCCTGGCTCAGCTCATCACGCAGGCGAAGCAGACTGCCAAGTCCATCTCTGACCAGTGCGGGGAGAGCACGGCCGGCCGCCCCTTTCTGTCGTGGCTGGGCTTCTGCTCCACAGACACGAACGGCTCCTACGCAGCCAACGACCTGGACGAGATGGGGCAGGACAGTGTCCGCAAGACAGACGAGTACCTGGAGAAGGCCCTGGAGTACCTGTGCCAGATGTTCCGAGTACGAGCCGGGGGAGCTGTCCCCTTCCTGGCGTTCGGTCCCGCGGCCCTCATCCCCTGCCCAGCCCGTGGGAGATACAGCCCGTGCCCACGATGTCACGTCTGGGCCCCCTTGCTGTCGCCGTTAGAGGCCCAGGGGGGCCAGTCTCCTCCCTTCACCCCGAGAGTGAAGGCAGGTAGCAGGAAGCGGCACTGCCTCCTCACGGGGCTTCCTCCCTCACAGCTCAGCGAGGCTCAGCTCACCCAGCTCACGCTTGCCTTGGGGACAACTCAAGATGAGAATGGGAAGAAGCAGCTCCCAGACTGCGTCGTGGGGGAGGACGGGCTCATCCTCACGCCCCTGGGCCGGTACCAGGTAAGGGCCACACCCCGGAGGGCTCCGCTCTCCTGGCGGCGTGGCCGTGGCTCCCGCTGGCCGAGCCTCCGAGCCCTGTTGTCCCGGCAGGCCCGGCAGCGGAGACCGCACCTGTGAGGCGTCGCAGAGGTGTGTTCGCAGGGCTGCTCGCACGGCCCAGGTTTCACCCGGGGCTCGCCTCCTTTGCTGCTTCTAGATCATCAATGGGCTGCGAAGGTTTGACATCGAGTACCAGGGTGACTCAGAGCTGCAGCCCATCCGGAGCTATGAGATCGCCAGCCTGGTCCGCGTGCTCTTCCGGCTGTCCTCCGCCATCAACCGCAGGGTGAGTGCACGCGGGAGGGCCGCCCCCGCCTCTGGTCCTGCCACCCTCGGGGAGAGGCCGGGGCAGCGTGCGGCCCTGCCCGCGCCCACTCCCcgtgcctctgtctctgcccagtTTGCAGGCCCGATGGCAGCCCTGTGTTCCCGTGCCGACTTCCTCGGCAGCTTTTGTCGGTACCACCTCACGGAGCCCGGGCTGGCAGACAGGCACCTGCTGAGCCCGGTGGCACGAGGGTGTGCGGCCCGCCGTCCCCGGGGCCCTAGGCTCAGCCTGCGCTTCCTGGGCAGCTACCGGACGCTGCTCTCGCTGCTTCTGGCCTTCTTCGTGGCCTCCCTGTTCTGTATTGGGCCCCTCCCTTGCGCCCTGCTCCTCGTGCTGGGCTACCTCCTCTACGCTGTGGCCATGACGCTGCTCACCGAGCGCAGCAAGCTGCACCATCTCTGACCTCAGGCCGGG
Coding sequences:
- the LOC115528122 gene encoding sphingomyelin phosphodiesterase 4 isoform X3; its protein translation is MPSSWAAHSCHLLARRAHPVLWFPKVAVFNVPQEAAMAFPHLQQPSFLLASLKADSVNKPFAQRCQDLVKVIEDFPAKELHAIFPWLVESIFGSLDGVLVGWNLRCLQGRVSPVEYSIAMEFLDPGGPMMKLVYKLQAEDYKFDFPVSYLPGPVKASIQERVLPDSPLYHNKVQFPPTGGLGLNLALNPFEYYMFFFALSLITQKPLPGTLHIRTSDCAYFILVDRYLSWFLPTEGSVLPALSSSPGGPNPSPAPRTPTMPFASYGLHHTSLLKRHISHQTSVNADPASHEIWRSETLLQVFVEMWLHHYSLEMYQKMQSPHAKLEVLHYRLSVSSALHSPAQPSLQALHAYQESFTPTEEHVLVVRLLLKHLHAFSNSLKPEQVSPSTHSHATSPLEEFKRAAVPRFVQQKLYLFLQHCFGHWPLDASFRAVLEMWLSYLQPWRYAPEKQAQSSDCLARCVSERWAPFVQENLLMYTKLFVGFLSRALRTDLVSPKNALMVFRVAKVFAQPNLAEMIQKGEQLFLEPELVIPHRQHRLFTAPTFTGSFLSSWPPAVTDASFKVKSHVYSLEGQDCKYTPMFGPEVRTLVLRLAQLITQAKQTAKSISDQCGESTAGRPFLSWLGFCSTDTNGSYAANDLDEMGQDSVRKTDEYLEKALEYLCQMFRLSEAQLTQLTLALGTTQDENGKKQLPDCVVGEDGLILTPLGRYQIINGLRRFDIEYQGDSELQPIRSYEIASLVRVLFRLSSAINRRFAGPMAALCSRADFLGSFCRYHLTEPGLADRHLLSPVARGCAARRPRGPRLSLRFLGSYRTLLSLLLAFFVASLFCIGPLPCALLLVLGYLLYAVAMTLLTERSKLHHL
- the LOC115528122 gene encoding sphingomyelin phosphodiesterase 4 isoform X8, whose product is MAFPHLQQPSFLLASLKADSVNKPFAQRCQDLVKVIEDFPAKELHAIFPWLVESIFGSLDGVLVGWNLRCLQGRVSPVEYSIAMEFLDPGGPMMKLVYKLQAEDYKFDFPVSYLPGPVKASIQERVLPDSPLYHNKVQFPPTGGLGLNLALNPFEYYMFFFALSLITQKPLPGTLHIRTSDCAYFILVDRYLSWFLPTEGSVLPALSSSPGGPNPSPAPRTPTMPFASYGLHHTSLLKRHISHQTSVNADPASHEIWRSETLLQVFVEMWLHHYSLEMYQKMQSPHAKLEVLHYRLSVSSALHSPAQPSLQALHAYQESFTPTEEHVLVVRLLLKHLHAFSNSLKPEQVSPSTHSHATSPLEEFKRAAVPRFVQQKLYLFLQHCFGHWPLDASFRAVLEMWLSYLQPWRYAPEKQAQSSDCLARCVSERWAPFVQENLLMYTKLFVGFLSRALRTDLVSPKNALMVFRVAKVFAQPNLAEMIQKGEQLFLEPELVIPHRQHRLFTAPTFTGSFLSSWPPAVTDASFKVKSHVYSLEGQDCKYTPMFGPEVRTLVLRLAQLITQAKQTAKSISDQCGESTAGRPFLSWLGFCSTDTNGSYAANDLDEMGQDSVRKTDEYLEKALEYLCQMFRLSEAQLTQLTLALGTTQDENGKKQLPDCVVGEDGLILTPLGRYQIINGLRRFDIEYQGDSELQPIRSYEIASLVRVLFRLSSAINRRFAGPMAALCSRADFLGSFCRYHLTEPGLADRHLLSPVARGCAARRPRGPRLSLRFLGSYRTLLSLLLAFFVASLFCIGPLPCALLLVLGYLLYAVAMTLLTERSKLHHL
- the LOC115528122 gene encoding sphingomyelin phosphodiesterase 4 isoform X5 encodes the protein MTTFRRGVAEWRSPSLRRATLWVPQASLKADSVNKPFAQRCQDLVKVIEDFPAKELHAIFPWLVESIFGSLDGVLVGWNLRCLQGRVSPVEYSIAMEFLDPGGPMMKLVYKLQAEDYKFDFPVSYLPGPVKASIQERVLPDSPLYHNKVQFPPTGGLGLNLALNPFEYYMFFFALSLITQKPLPGTLHIRTSDCAYFILVDRYLSWFLPTEGSVLPALSSSPGGPNPSPAPRTPTMPFASYGLHHTSLLKRHISHQTSVNADPASHEIWRSETLLQVFVEMWLHHYSLEMYQKMQSPHAKLEVLHYRLSVSSALHSPAQPSLQALHAYQESFTPTEEHVLVVRLLLKHLHAFSNSLKPEQVSPSTHSHATSPLEEFKRAAVPRFVQQKLYLFLQHCFGHWPLDASFRAVLEMWLSYLQPWRYAPEKQAQSSDCLARCVSERWAPFVQENLLMYTKLFVGFLSRALRTDLVSPKNALMVFRVAKVFAQPNLAEMIQKGEQLFLEPELVIPHRQHRLFTAPTFTGSFLSSWPPAVTDASFKVKSHVYSLEGQDCKYTPMFGPEVRTLVLRLAQLITQAKQTAKSISDQCGESTAGRPFLSWLGFCSTDTNGSYAANDLDEMGQDSVRKTDEYLEKALEYLCQMFRLSEAQLTQLTLALGTTQDENGKKQLPDCVVGEDGLILTPLGRYQIINGLRRFDIEYQGDSELQPIRSYEIASLVRVLFRLSSAINRRFAGPMAALCSRADFLGSFCRYHLTEPGLADRHLLSPVARGCAARRPRGPRLSLRFLGSYRTLLSLLLAFFVASLFCIGPLPCALLLVLGYLLYAVAMTLLTERSKLHHL
- the LOC115528122 gene encoding sphingomyelin phosphodiesterase 4 isoform X9, yielding MDEPGCGSVREQGRRDTALSWKYSLFWCLWASVLKLLPMQASSKKEWFPKVAVFNVPQEAAMAFPHLQQPSFLLASLKADSVNKPFAQRCQDLVKVIEDFPAKGPVKASIQERVLPDSPLYHNKVQFPPTGGLGLNLALNPFEYYMFFFALSLITQKPLPGTLHIRTSDCAYFILVDRYLSWFLPTEGSVLPALSSSPGGPNPSPAPRTPTMPFASYGLHHTSLLKRHISHQTSVNADPASHEIWRSETLLQVFVEMWLHHYSLEMYQKMQSPHAKLEVLHYRLSVSSALHSPAQPSLQALHAYQESFTPTEEHVLVVRLLLKHLHAFSNSLKPEQVSPSTHSHATSPLEEFKRAAVPRFVQQKLYLFLQHCFGHWPLDASFRAVLEMWLSYLQPWRYAPEKQAQSSDCLARCVSERWAPFVQENLLMYTKLFVGFLSRALRTDLVSPKNALMVFRVAKVFAQPNLAEMIQKGEQLFLEPELVIPHRQHRLFTAPTFTGSFLSSWPPAVTDASFKVKSHVYSLEGQDCKYTPMFGPEVRTLVLRLAQLITQAKQTAKSISDQCGESTAGRPFLSWLGFCSTDTNGSYAANDLDEMGQDSVRKTDEYLEKALEYLCQMFRLSEAQLTQLTLALGTTQDENGKKQLPDCVVGEDGLILTPLGRYQIINGLRRFDIEYQGDSELQPIRSYEIASLVRVLFRLSSAINRRFAGPMAALCSRADFLGSFCRYHLTEPGLADRHLLSPVARGCAARRPRGPRLSLRFLGSYRTLLSLLLAFFVASLFCIGPLPCALLLVLGYLLYAVAMTLLTERSKLHHL
- the LOC115528122 gene encoding sphingomyelin phosphodiesterase 4 isoform X12; its protein translation is MMKLVYKLQAEDYKFDFPVSYLPGPVKASIQERVLPDSPLYHNKVQFPPTGGLGLNLALNPFEYYMFFFALSLITQKPLPGTLHIRTSDCAYFILVDRYLSWFLPTEGSVLPALSSSPGGPNPSPAPRTPTMPFASYGLHHTSLLKRHISHQTSVNADPASHEIWRSETLLQVFVEMWLHHYSLEMYQKMQSPHAKLEVLHYRLSVSSALHSPAQPSLQALHAYQESFTPTEEHVLVVRLLLKHLHAFSNSLKPEQVSPSTHSHATSPLEEFKRAAVPRFVQQKLYLFLQHCFGHWPLDASFRAVLEMWLSYLQPWRYAPEKQAQSSDCLARCVSERWAPFVQENLLMYTKLFVGFLSRALRTDLVSPKNALMVFRVAKVFAQPNLAEMIQKGEQLFLEPELVIPHRQHRLFTAPTFTGSFLSSWPPAVTDASFKVKSHVYSLEGQDCKYTPMFGPEVRTLVLRLAQLITQAKQTAKSISDQCGESTAGRPFLSWLGFCSTDTNGSYAANDLDEMGQDSVRKTDEYLEKALEYLCQMFRLSEAQLTQLTLALGTTQDENGKKQLPDCVVGEDGLILTPLGRYQIINGLRRFDIEYQGDSELQPIRSYEIASLVRVLFRLSSAINRRFAGPMAALCSRADFLGSFCRYHLTEPGLADRHLLSPVARGCAARRPRGPRLSLRFLGSYRTLLSLLLAFFVASLFCIGPLPCALLLVLGYLLYAVAMTLLTERSKLHHL
- the LOC115528122 gene encoding sphingomyelin phosphodiesterase 4 isoform X11 codes for the protein MDEPGCGSVREQGRRDTALSWKYSLFWCLWASVLKLLPMQASSKKEWFPKVAVFNVPQEAAMAFPHLQQPSFLLASLKADSVNKPFAQRCQDLVKVIEDFPAKELHAIFPWLVESIFGSLDGVLVGWNLRCLQGRVSPVEYSIAMEFLDPGGPMMKLVYKLQAEDYKFDFPVSYLPGPVKASIQERVLPDSPLYHNKVQFPPTGGLGLNLALNPFEYYMFFFALSLITQKPLPGTLHIRTSDCAYFILVDRYLSWFLPTEGSVLPALSSSPGGPNPSPAPRTPTMPFASYGLHHTSLLKRHISHQTSVNADPASHEIWRSETLLQVFVEMWLHHYSLEMYQKMQSPHAKLEVLHYRLSVSSALHSPAQPSLQALHAYQESFTPTEEHVLVVRLLLKHLHAFSNSLKPEQVSPSTHSHATSPLEEFKRAAVPRFVQQKLYLFLQHCFGHWPLDASFRAVLEMWLSYLQPWRYAPEKQAQSSDCLARCVSERWAPFVQENLLMYTKLFVGFLSRALRTDLVSPKNALMVFRVAKVFAQPNLAEMIQKGEQLFLEPELVIPHRQHRLFTAPTFTGSFLSSWPPAVTDASFKVKSHVYSLEGQDCKYTPMFGPEVRTLVLRLAQLITQAKQTAKSISDQCGESTAGRPFLSWLGFCSTDTNGSYAANDLDEMGQDSVRKTDEYLEKALEYLCQMFRLSEAQLTQLTLALGTTQDENGKKQLPDCVVGEDGLILTPLGRYQARQRRPHL